The following proteins come from a genomic window of Campylobacter concisus:
- a CDS encoding Fe-S-containing hydro-lyase, with protein MSEVKRITAPFNKEVVKSLKAGDNVLISGTIIAARDAAHKALTETLARGEKLPVELKGETIYYVGPTPAKPNQAIGAAGPTTSGRMDKYTPTMINEVGINGMIGKGYRSDAVVEAMKKSCCVYMVAIGGIGALISQSIKKYEVLAYPELGPEAVARLTVEDFPAIVAIDCEGNNFYEVGQAPYKKI; from the coding sequence ATGTCAGAAGTAAAAAGAATAACAGCACCATTTAATAAAGAGGTGGTAAAGAGCCTAAAAGCAGGCGACAATGTCCTAATATCAGGCACTATCATAGCAGCTCGTGACGCTGCACATAAGGCACTTACTGAAACATTGGCACGTGGCGAAAAACTACCAGTTGAACTAAAGGGTGAGACTATCTACTATGTTGGACCAACTCCAGCCAAGCCAAATCAAGCTATCGGTGCAGCAGGCCCAACAACAAGCGGCAGAATGGATAAATACACCCCAACTATGATAAATGAAGTTGGTATAAATGGTATGATCGGTAAAGGCTACAGGAGTGACGCAGTAGTCGAGGCTATGAAAAAATCATGCTGTGTTTATATGGTTGCTATCGGCGGCATCGGAGCGCTCATTAGCCAAAGTATCAAAAAATATGAAGTGCTGGCTTATCCAGAACTAGGACCAGAGGCAGTTGCTAGGCTTACAGTTGAGGATTTCCCAGCAATAGTTGCCATTGACTGCGAAGGTAATAACTTTTATGAAGTCGGTCAAGCACCTTACAAAAAGATATAA
- a CDS encoding fumarate hydratase: protein MRIINVKDIREVVAKLCKQACYVVTPDLKAAFTKAQSSESSSLGKDILGKILQNAKLAEEGVAPICQDTGMTVVFVQIGQDVHIEGGYIEDAINEGIAEGYIGGYLRKSVVAEPLFERKNTTNNTPAVIHTRIVPGDKLKIKVAPKGFGSENKSVLKMLVPADGIEGVKKVFLEAVKYAGPNACPPLTIGVGIGGTMDKAALLAKEAAVRSVDSKNSDPRYAKLEDELLELACKTGVGPQGLGGDTTAVKVNVEWYPTHIAGLPVAININCHAARHADAEL, encoded by the coding sequence ATGAGAATAATAAATGTAAAAGATATAAGAGAAGTCGTTGCCAAGCTTTGCAAACAGGCCTGTTATGTTGTGACGCCAGATTTAAAGGCTGCTTTTACAAAGGCTCAAAGTAGCGAAAGCTCGTCACTAGGCAAAGACATTTTGGGCAAAATTTTACAAAATGCTAAGCTAGCAGAAGAGGGCGTTGCGCCTATATGCCAAGATACAGGCATGACGGTTGTTTTTGTGCAGATCGGCCAAGATGTGCATATTGAGGGTGGATATATTGAAGATGCGATAAATGAGGGCATTGCGGAAGGCTACATTGGGGGCTACCTAAGAAAGTCAGTCGTTGCTGAGCCACTTTTTGAGAGAAAAAATACCACAAACAACACTCCAGCCGTCATTCACACTAGGATCGTACCAGGAGATAAGCTAAAGATAAAAGTAGCTCCAAAAGGTTTTGGTAGTGAGAATAAATCGGTTTTAAAAATGCTTGTACCAGCTGATGGTATAGAGGGTGTAAAAAAAGTCTTTTTAGAGGCTGTAAAATACGCTGGACCAAACGCCTGTCCTCCACTAACAATAGGTGTTGGCATAGGTGGTACGATGGATAAGGCAGCACTTTTGGCAAAAGAAGCAGCAGTTCGTTCAGTCGATAGTAAAAATTCTGATCCAAGATATGCCAAATTAGAAGACGAGCTACTAGAGCTTGCTTGCAAAACTGGTGTTGGTCCTCAAGGACTTGGTGGTGACACCACTGCTGTTAAAGTAAATGTCGAGTGGTATCCAACCCACATAGCAGGTCTTCCTGTTGCTATAAACATCAACTGCCACGCTGCACGCCACGCAGACGCTGAGCTTTAA
- a CDS encoding sodium-dependent transporter — translation MSKKNFSSRWAFILACVGSAVGMANVWGFPYKLGTNGGAAFLLIYVFFIALFSYVGLSAEYAIGRRAKTGTLGSYKYAWQSRNLGVFGNIIGWLPLAGSLCIAIGYAVIIAYVLKALTQALTGSFMSVDTNVWFNSFALQDYSVLPYHFIIVVGTLLTLFFGAKSIEKTNQIMMPLFFVLFSILAINVAMLPNAFDGYKFLFIPDFSKLADPMVWVSAMGQAFFSLSITGSGMIVYGAYLSKDEDIVESAKTTAFFDTIAALVAALVMIPAVFAYAMDPAEGPKLLFVTLPKILQNMIGGQIFAIILFTAVIFGGITSLQNMFEVVAESLMHKFPFLNRFWTLTLLCAVCFGIGAFMEPISSWGPWMDFVSIYIIPIGAVIGAISWFWIIKKDEILDEINSGANRSYGNFWYFVGKFIYVPLTFLLCIIAVSKGISF, via the coding sequence ATGAGCAAAAAGAATTTTTCATCGCGTTGGGCATTTATATTGGCCTGTGTTGGATCAGCAGTTGGCATGGCAAATGTCTGGGGCTTTCCTTACAAACTTGGCACAAATGGCGGTGCGGCGTTTTTACTCATCTATGTTTTTTTCATAGCTCTTTTTTCATATGTTGGTCTAAGTGCGGAGTATGCGATTGGCAGACGTGCAAAAACTGGTACGCTTGGATCATATAAATATGCTTGGCAAAGTAGAAATTTAGGCGTATTTGGCAATATTATTGGCTGGCTTCCACTTGCTGGCTCACTTTGCATAGCAATTGGTTACGCAGTCATCATCGCCTACGTACTAAAAGCCCTTACTCAGGCACTCACTGGCTCATTTATGAGCGTTGATACGAACGTTTGGTTTAACTCATTTGCACTTCAAGATTACTCAGTCTTGCCTTATCATTTTATCATCGTTGTTGGCACGCTTCTTACACTATTTTTTGGAGCAAAAAGTATCGAAAAAACAAATCAAATAATGATGCCACTGTTTTTTGTATTATTTAGCATTTTGGCTATAAATGTCGCGATGCTACCAAATGCGTTTGATGGGTATAAATTCCTTTTTATCCCTGACTTTAGTAAGCTTGCAGACCCGATGGTATGGGTTTCTGCGATGGGTCAAGCCTTTTTCTCGCTCTCTATCACAGGATCTGGCATGATAGTTTATGGAGCTTACCTTTCAAAAGATGAAGATATCGTTGAGAGTGCTAAAACTACGGCTTTTTTTGATACTATCGCAGCTCTTGTGGCCGCTCTTGTTATGATCCCAGCAGTCTTTGCCTATGCTATGGATCCAGCCGAAGGTCCAAAGCTACTTTTTGTAACGCTTCCAAAAATTTTACAAAATATGATCGGCGGTCAAATTTTTGCGATCATACTATTTACAGCAGTCATCTTTGGCGGTATCACCTCACTTCAAAATATGTTTGAGGTCGTGGCTGAGTCGCTTATGCATAAATTTCCGTTTCTTAATAGATTTTGGACGCTCACGCTACTTTGTGCAGTTTGCTTTGGCATAGGAGCATTTATGGAGCCTATTAGCAGTTGGGGGCCTTGGATGGACTTTGTGTCGATCTATATCATTCCAATCGGTGCGGTAATCGGTGCTATTTCTTGGTTCTGGATTATTAAAAAAGATGAAATTTTAGACGAGATAAATTCTGGAGCAAATAGATCTTATGGTAATTTCTGGTATTTTGTAGGCAAATTTATCTACGTTCCGCTAACATTTTTACTTTGTATCATAGCTGTAAGTAAGGGAATTTCTTTTTAA
- a CDS encoding DUF411 domain-containing protein, with the protein MKKLAFLALGFFATLAFAADMKVYKSPTCGCCTSWGEAMQKAGFSEEVIKVDDIAKVKKEFNVPLELSSCHTAIIDGYIIEGHVPADEVKRLLELKPKDVVGIAVPGMPMESQGMEQGSKAEQYDVILFKKDGSQEIFATYIGTKKLR; encoded by the coding sequence ATGAAAAAATTAGCATTTTTGGCCCTTGGCTTTTTTGCAACACTTGCGTTCGCGGCTGATATGAAGGTCTATAAAAGCCCAACTTGTGGATGTTGTACTAGCTGGGGTGAGGCGATGCAGAAGGCTGGATTTAGCGAAGAGGTCATAAAAGTAGATGATATAGCTAAAGTTAAGAAAGAATTTAACGTGCCGCTAGAGCTTTCAAGCTGCCATACAGCAATCATCGATGGATATATCATAGAAGGTCATGTTCCAGCCGATGAGGTAAAGCGCCTACTAGAGCTTAAGCCAAAAGATGTAGTTGGTATCGCAGTACCTGGCATGCCGATGGAGAGTCAAGGCATGGAACAAGGCAGTAAAGCCGAGCAATACGATGTTATTTTATTTAAAAAAGATGGCTCACAAGAAATTTTTGCCACTTATATTGGCACAAAAAAACTAAGATAA
- a CDS encoding putative transporter yields the protein MFSSFFKDKKWALWAYGGAIFIILLLVYQTHLNVRINEWYKNFYDIVQNSKDHDVSEFWREIFNFIKIAMPYVVTYTVISFFASHWVFRWREAMTFRYLKFWQNCKSDIEGSSQRIQEDVYRFAKIMESLGVQVLRAIMTLIAFIPVLWELSKSVSLPYIKDIEGSLVYIALIISIGGLIISWFVGIKLPHIEYNNQKAEAAFRKELVYGEDDKSKFCQPNVMLELFTGVKLNYYKLFLHYGYFNLWLISFSQILVIVPYIIMGNGLFSGVITLGVLIQASNAFSQVRESFSVFIDNWTTITELRSVNKRLREFERNINYKA from the coding sequence ATGTTTTCATCATTTTTTAAAGATAAAAAATGGGCACTCTGGGCTTATGGCGGAGCGATATTTATCATCTTACTTCTTGTCTATCAAACACACCTAAATGTCCGTATAAACGAGTGGTATAAAAATTTCTACGACATCGTGCAAAACTCAAAAGATCATGATGTAAGTGAGTTTTGGCGAGAAATTTTTAACTTTATAAAAATCGCTATGCCTTACGTCGTGACTTACACTGTGATCTCGTTTTTTGCTAGCCACTGGGTCTTTCGCTGGAGAGAGGCGATGACATTTAGATATCTAAAATTTTGGCAAAACTGCAAAAGTGACATCGAAGGTAGTTCGCAGCGTATCCAAGAAGACGTCTACCGCTTTGCCAAAATAATGGAAAGCCTTGGCGTGCAAGTTTTAAGGGCGATCATGACGCTAATTGCCTTTATACCAGTGCTTTGGGAGCTAAGCAAGAGCGTAAGTTTGCCTTACATCAAAGATATCGAGGGCTCGCTTGTTTATATCGCTTTAATAATTAGCATCGGTGGCTTAATTATTTCGTGGTTTGTGGGCATTAAACTCCCGCATATCGAGTATAACAACCAAAAAGCAGAAGCTGCATTTAGAAAAGAGCTGGTTTACGGTGAGGATGATAAGTCTAAATTTTGCCAGCCAAACGTCATGCTAGAGCTTTTTACGGGCGTAAAGTTAAATTATTACAAACTATTTTTGCACTATGGCTACTTTAACCTTTGGCTCATCTCTTTTTCACAAATTCTTGTCATCGTGCCTTATATCATTATGGGAAATGGCCTGTTTAGCGGTGTTATCACACTTGGTGTGCTTATACAAGCCAGCAACGCTTTTTCTCAAGTTAGAGAGAGTTTTAGCGTCTTTATCGACAACTGGACGACAATAACGGAGCTAAGATCTGTAAATAAGCGTTTGAGAGAATTTGAGAGAAATATAAACTATAAGGCGTAG
- a CDS encoding M48 family metallopeptidase, which yields MKKFLLTLLATSLLFTGCSSVTKAGVVGADRKQFMLVSSEAMEQSSAQAYVKTLTAARSKGELNVDPILTKRVQDIAKRLIAQTGIFRDDALKWKWQVNVINEDTLNAWCMPGGRIVVYSGIIKRLNLTDAQLAAVMGHEIAHALREHSREQASADQMKSIGIFAIATATGLGDLGANALNLASEYTISLPFSRSHETEADHIGTELMARAGYDPKEAVEVWVKMSKMSGGKVPEILSTHPSNESRIKDLKEIAAKLESVYQAAKRS from the coding sequence ATGAAAAAATTTCTACTTACATTGTTAGCGACTAGTTTGCTCTTCACTGGCTGCTCAAGCGTTACAAAAGCAGGCGTTGTTGGTGCTGATCGTAAGCAATTTATGCTAGTCTCATCAGAAGCTATGGAGCAAAGCTCAGCCCAAGCCTACGTCAAGACGCTAACAGCTGCTAGAAGTAAAGGCGAGCTAAATGTTGATCCGATCCTTACAAAAAGAGTTCAAGATATCGCTAAAAGGCTTATCGCTCAAACTGGTATTTTTAGGGATGATGCTCTAAAATGGAAGTGGCAAGTAAATGTTATTAACGAAGATACGCTAAATGCTTGGTGTATGCCAGGGGGAAGGATAGTCGTTTATAGTGGCATTATAAAAAGGCTAAATTTAACAGATGCACAGCTAGCTGCGGTCATGGGACACGAAATCGCACACGCTCTTAGAGAGCACAGCAGAGAGCAAGCAAGTGCTGATCAGATGAAAAGTATCGGCATCTTTGCAATAGCCACAGCTACTGGCCTTGGCGATCTTGGAGCTAATGCTCTAAATTTGGCTAGCGAATACACCATATCTCTGCCGTTTTCTCGCTCACATGAGACCGAGGCTGATCACATCGGTACTGAGCTAATGGCAAGAGCCGGATACGATCCAAAAGAAGCGGTCGAAGTTTGGGTCAAGATGAGCAAGATGAGTGGCGGAAAGGTGCCTGAAATTTTAAGCACTCACCCATCAAATGAGAGCAGGATCAAGGACTTAAAAGAGATCGCAGCAAAGCTTGAATCAGTCTATCAAGCTGCCAAAAGAAGCTAG
- a CDS encoding Na+/H+ antiporter, protein MIEHLLLFFALLAIIIALVMVSNRLKVAYPVLLVLGGLAISFVPNLPSIKIDPELIFIIFLPPLLYEAAWANSLKELFKWRRMIGSFAFIVVFISAAAVAVIANLVIPGFSLALGFMLGAIVSPPDAVSTAAILKFVKAPRRISAILEGESLLNDASSLIIFRFSAVAVTTGQFIWYEAAASFVWMVVGGVLAGLAVALAAYFLHKILPTDENSETIMTITTPYIMYILAEELGASGVLAVVCGGLYLSTKRNEIFTASARIHAMPVWNNFIFLLNGLAFTMIGLDLPEILAGLKRSGVSLFETVSYGVLVTAVLIVIRLMASYGAVYITMFMKRYISVADDRNPGKATPFIVGWAGMRGVVSLAAALSIPAMAGSEPFPHRDLILFITFVVILLTLVVQGLSLPLLIKSVKFPDFNDHMPNELARIKIIKALAEASLKFKKEKFVGDENFLFQKFEEFWNFELESKKFEISDEARQRYFKILEEQRKALCELNKDPKIDEEVIRTFLYHIDLEEQRWRPNSEH, encoded by the coding sequence ATGATCGAACATTTGCTGCTATTTTTTGCACTACTAGCCATCATCATCGCTTTGGTGATGGTATCAAACCGCCTAAAGGTCGCCTATCCGGTGCTATTAGTCCTTGGCGGGCTTGCCATTAGTTTTGTGCCAAATTTACCAAGCATCAAGATCGATCCTGAGCTTATTTTCATCATATTTTTACCGCCACTTCTTTACGAGGCTGCGTGGGCAAACTCGCTAAAAGAGCTCTTTAAATGGCGCCGAATGATTGGCAGTTTCGCCTTTATCGTGGTTTTCATAAGCGCAGCAGCAGTTGCAGTGATAGCAAATTTAGTGATCCCTGGCTTTTCTCTCGCCCTTGGTTTCATGCTAGGAGCCATCGTCTCGCCACCAGACGCGGTGAGCACGGCAGCTATCCTTAAATTTGTCAAAGCCCCACGCAGGATCAGCGCTATTTTAGAGGGCGAGAGCCTTTTAAATGACGCCTCCTCGCTCATCATCTTTCGCTTCTCCGCAGTTGCAGTGACGACTGGGCAGTTTATCTGGTATGAGGCGGCTGCTAGCTTTGTTTGGATGGTGGTTGGTGGCGTTTTAGCGGGTCTTGCGGTGGCGCTTGCGGCATATTTTTTACATAAAATTTTACCGACTGATGAAAACAGCGAAACGATAATGACGATCACGACGCCTTATATCATGTATATCTTGGCTGAGGAGCTTGGCGCTAGCGGCGTTTTAGCAGTGGTTTGTGGCGGACTTTATCTCTCGACTAAAAGAAATGAAATTTTCACCGCTTCAGCAAGGATCCACGCGATGCCAGTTTGGAACAACTTTATTTTCTTACTAAACGGCCTTGCATTTACCATGATCGGCCTTGACCTGCCTGAAATTTTAGCAGGGCTAAAGCGTAGCGGCGTCTCACTCTTTGAGACGGTCTCTTACGGCGTTTTGGTCACTGCCGTGCTCATCGTTATCCGCCTCATGGCATCTTATGGAGCCGTTTATATCACGATGTTTATGAAGCGTTATATCAGCGTGGCGGACGATCGCAACCCTGGCAAAGCCACACCATTTATCGTCGGCTGGGCTGGCATGAGGGGCGTAGTCTCGCTGGCTGCAGCACTTTCTATCCCCGCTATGGCTGGTAGCGAGCCATTTCCGCATAGAGATCTCATCTTATTTATCACCTTTGTCGTGATCTTGCTAACGCTCGTAGTTCAGGGCTTAAGCTTGCCACTGCTCATCAAAAGTGTGAAATTTCCAGACTTTAACGACCATATGCCAAATGAGCTTGCAAGGATCAAGATCATAAAGGCGCTTGCCGAGGCTTCGCTTAAATTTAAAAAAGAGAAATTTGTGGGCGATGAGAATTTTTTATTTCAAAAGTTTGAAGAGTTTTGGAATTTCGAGCTTGAGAGTAAAAAATTTGAGATCAGCGACGAGGCAAGACAAAGGTATTTTAAAATTTTAGAGGAGCAAAGAAAGGCGCTTTGTGAGCTAAACAAAGACCCAAAGATCGACGAAGAGGTCATTAGGACGTTTTTATATCACATCGACCTTGAAGAGCAGAGATGGCGGCCGAATAGCGAGCACTAA
- a CDS encoding tetratricopeptide repeat protein: MLGRGLGAEKDTQKSFEIFKSLCDDGSSEACYELATKYLQGNGTEQSFDLSANALDKACKMGSKRACNVLELVPKN; the protein is encoded by the coding sequence ATGCTAGGACGCGGCCTTGGCGCAGAAAAAGATACGCAAAAATCTTTTGAGATATTTAAATCGCTCTGTGACGATGGTAGTAGTGAAGCTTGCTATGAGCTAGCGACAAAGTATCTTCAAGGAAATGGCACTGAGCAAAGCTTTGATCTTTCTGCAAACGCTCTTGATAAAGCTTGCAAGATGGGCAGCAAGCGGGCTTGCAATGTATTAGAGCTTGTTCCTAAAAATTAG
- a CDS encoding ABC transporter permease, with protein sequence MNNLFLIAKLDVKESFRSRWFVIYAALFSALMIGFLFSGVTDSRVLGFSGLTRALLLFIQICVIIVPIFILISTVRSINQDRDTNLLEYILSFPLSLREYYFGKALGRTFVVFVPLLFALLLCVVVGFIKGVAIPWGVLILYFGLLFSLSIIFLSLGFFISSVIKNQETGQGVAFLLWLIMLAFIDLALIGLLMRSSVDEYVIYAIAILNPIELFRIAALSLFDPNLAVIGTASYFILSTFPKATFVAYAIIYPLLLGIILLVCGYFAFSKKDLV encoded by the coding sequence GTGAATAATCTTTTTTTAATAGCAAAGCTTGATGTAAAAGAGTCTTTTCGCTCAAGATGGTTTGTGATATATGCTGCGCTTTTTTCTGCTTTGATGATAGGATTTTTATTTAGTGGTGTAACTGACTCACGTGTGCTTGGCTTTTCTGGGCTTACTAGAGCACTGCTTTTGTTTATACAAATTTGCGTCATCATTGTGCCTATTTTTATTCTCATCTCAACCGTAAGAAGCATAAATCAAGATAGAGATACAAATTTGCTTGAATATATCCTTAGCTTCCCACTAAGCCTTAGAGAGTATTACTTTGGCAAGGCACTGGGCCGTACATTTGTTGTTTTTGTACCACTTTTGTTTGCTCTTTTGCTTTGTGTTGTTGTTGGTTTTATAAAAGGTGTTGCGATACCCTGGGGTGTATTAATACTTTATTTTGGGCTACTTTTTAGCTTAAGCATCATTTTTTTATCGCTTGGATTTTTTATCTCAAGCGTGATTAAAAATCAAGAGACAGGCCAAGGCGTGGCGTTTTTACTTTGGCTTATAATGCTTGCCTTCATTGATCTAGCATTAATTGGACTTCTTATGCGAAGCTCGGTTGATGAGTATGTCATTTACGCTATTGCTATACTAAATCCGATAGAGCTTTTCAGGATAGCAGCACTTAGTCTTTTTGATCCAAATTTAGCAGTTATCGGTACTGCATCTTATTTTATTTTAAGCACCTTTCCAAAGGCAACATTTGTAGCTTATGCGATTATTTATCCGCTCTTACTAGGCATTATTTTGCTAGTTTGTGGCTATTTTGCCTTTAGTAAAAAAGATTTAGTTTGA
- a CDS encoding ABC transporter ATP-binding protein has protein sequence MIDIKEVTKIFGSQRILDNVSLNVKSGEKIAILGQNGAGKSSLMRIILGEFIPNSGSIAINGVNTLKDRKGALKFISFVPQTPPPLKFNLRELCEFVCKSSNVKFEEIEKFSKLLELDLHANLNKPFYKLSGGMKQKMLIAIAFAKDSEILMFDEPTANLDVKARLSFKNLLDNFTQNKTLVFISHRIDEIANLLDRCVYMDLGKIIKEENLRSKSE, from the coding sequence TTGATAGATATAAAAGAAGTAACGAAAATTTTTGGCTCACAAAGGATACTTGACAATGTTAGCCTAAATGTAAAATCTGGCGAAAAAATAGCAATACTTGGACAAAATGGAGCTGGCAAAAGCTCGCTCATGCGTATCATTTTAGGAGAATTTATCCCAAATAGCGGAAGCATCGCGATAAATGGCGTAAATACTCTAAAAGATAGAAAAGGGGCTTTGAAATTTATCTCATTTGTGCCACAAACACCACCACCGCTTAAATTTAATCTACGCGAGCTTTGTGAGTTTGTTTGCAAAAGCTCAAATGTAAAATTTGAAGAGATTGAGAAATTTAGCAAGCTTTTAGAGCTTGATCTGCATGCAAATTTAAATAAACCATTTTATAAGCTCTCTGGTGGCATGAAACAAAAGATGCTAATAGCAATCGCATTTGCTAAGGATAGTGAAATTTTGATGTTTGATGAGCCAACGGCAAATCTTGATGTAAAAGCAAGGCTTTCTTTTAAAAATTTACTTGATAACTTCACGCAAAACAAAACACTTGTTTTTATTTCACACCGTATCGATGAGATAGCAAATTTATTAGATAGATGCGTCTATATGGATCTTGGCAAGATCATCAAAGAAGAAAATTTAAGGAGCAAGAGTGAATAA
- a CDS encoding NapH/MauN family ferredoxin-type protein, with protein MDKYNTRATIRNVSFLSTLITTTKDGKKRPSIRFWRIFSIILVHLLFVLSYRVDIQILEGDISASRIFGFHLADAFMSLQVFLATHEIHVNLIIGSLSILAFYIIFGGRGFCSWICPYSLISEIAEKIHENLRAKRIVKPRVFDTKWRYVFTILFLTLSFASASLTFEIFNVVGIFSRFIIYGYFHAIWFVVAMLMVEIFFSRRAWCRYVCPIGATYSVLAKPNAIKVSWDKEKCDHCLVCTDVCLVPHVLFMTKKGAKLDESKNIFRIAGADCTLCGRCIDVCHQDALKFDNGFKKLI; from the coding sequence ATGGACAAATATAACACTCGTGCGACGATTAGAAATGTAAGCTTTCTAAGCACGTTAATCACAACTACAAAAGATGGCAAAAAGCGTCCTAGTATACGATTTTGGCGCATATTTAGCATTATTCTAGTTCATCTTTTATTTGTGCTTTCATATAGAGTTGATATACAAATTTTAGAAGGCGACATCAGTGCCTCAAGGATATTTGGTTTTCACTTGGCAGATGCTTTTATGAGCCTGCAAGTATTTCTGGCGACGCATGAAATCCATGTAAATTTAATAATTGGCTCACTTAGTATCTTGGCCTTTTATATCATTTTTGGCGGTAGAGGCTTTTGCTCTTGGATCTGTCCTTATTCATTAATAAGCGAAATAGCTGAGAAGATCCATGAAAATTTACGCGCCAAAAGGATAGTAAAACCACGAGTTTTTGACACAAAGTGGCGATATGTTTTTACCATTTTATTTTTAACCCTTAGCTTTGCTAGTGCAAGCCTTACATTTGAAATTTTTAATGTTGTTGGGATTTTTTCAAGATTTATTATCTATGGCTATTTTCATGCTATTTGGTTCGTTGTGGCTATGCTTATGGTTGAAATTTTCTTCTCACGTAGAGCTTGGTGCAGATATGTCTGTCCTATTGGAGCTACTTACTCGGTGCTAGCTAAACCAAATGCCATAAAAGTTAGCTGGGATAAAGAAAAATGCGATCACTGCTTAGTTTGCACCGATGTTTGTCTAGTGCCTCACGTACTTTTTATGACAAAAAAGGGGGCAAAGCTTGACGAGAGCAAAAATATCTTTAGGATAGCTGGTGCTGATTGCACGCTTTGTGGTAGGTGTATTGATGTGTGTCATCAAGATGCACTGAAATTTGACAACGGCTTTAAAAAACTAATATAA
- a CDS encoding c-type cytochrome: MKVGKIITIILAVAICGIMVFMLSQTPPKKEKVTTNAQPKVEQNFTKEQLKSSEEFASEDELKKVKELSLSVAKVHNEGVSKQYLTTCAPCHGANAKGVVAPDITHLSKDELLKKLADYKAGKVQNSLMKGLLTNVSDSELESLADEISKFKK; the protein is encoded by the coding sequence ATGAAAGTAGGAAAGATTATAACCATTATTTTAGCAGTAGCAATTTGCGGTATCATGGTGTTTATGTTAAGCCAGACTCCGCCTAAAAAGGAAAAGGTAACAACTAATGCTCAGCCAAAAGTAGAGCAAAATTTTACAAAAGAGCAGCTAAAGTCTAGCGAAGAATTTGCCAGCGAAGATGAGCTAAAAAAGGTAAAAGAGCTAAGTCTAAGTGTGGCTAAAGTGCACAATGAAGGCGTTAGTAAGCAGTATCTAACAACTTGTGCCCCGTGTCATGGTGCAAATGCAAAAGGCGTCGTAGCTCCTGATATAACACACCTAAGTAAGGATGAATTACTTAAAAAACTAGCTGATTATAAAGCTGGTAAGGTACAAAACTCACTTATGAAGGGGCTACTTACAAATGTTAGTGATAGCGAGCTTGAAAGCCTTGCAGATGAAATTTCTAAATTTAAAAAGTAA
- a CDS encoding c-type cytochrome, which produces MRLIMSLVAVALLFVGCEKSDDKAQKAASEQPINVATSASIKVEKKENNQSTNKQNDFIKYDMHGEKSVKFGLEDNNVSRQIGALAMVRTPLQTINLRLIKGRLSKNFITKCSACHDDYANGIIGPSLLTKSENEIYTMINAYKNKEKVNVLMRDLVKKMDDSEIRNLAKEISDFNTQFRSK; this is translated from the coding sequence ATGAGATTAATAATGTCTTTAGTGGCTGTTGCTTTGCTATTTGTCGGCTGTGAAAAGAGTGATGACAAAGCGCAAAAAGCAGCCAGCGAGCAACCAATAAATGTGGCCACGAGTGCTAGCATAAAGGTTGAAAAAAAAGAAAATAACCAAAGCACAAATAAACAAAATGACTTCATAAAATACGATATGCACGGCGAAAAGAGCGTAAAATTTGGACTTGAAGATAATAACGTAAGCCGTCAAATCGGGGCTTTAGCAATGGTAAGAACCCCTCTTCAAACTATAAATTTAAGACTTATAAAGGGTAGACTTAGCAAAAATTTCATCACAAAGTGCTCAGCTTGTCATGATGATTATGCAAATGGCATCATCGGGCCATCACTTTTAACAAAAAGCGAAAATGAAATTTATACAATGATAAATGCTTATAAAAATAAAGAAAAAGTCAATGTCTTGATGCGAGATCTTGTTAAAAAAATGGATGATAGTGAAATCAGAAATTTAGCTAAAGAAATCAGTGATTTTAATACACAATTTAGGAGCAAATAA